AGCTGCTCTACCAACTGAGCTAACGGCGCCTTGGTCGGTTGAGACCGCGTTTGCGACAATAACAGGCATCCCGTCGCAGAGCGAAATCCCCTGGATCATCCCAGAGTAGCGCACCTGTGAAGGGCAGTTCGTGACCTCTGCCGGCGGTCCCAACGCGGAGACTGCCGTCGTCAGACGGAAGTCATCCGGCAGCCAGCGGCGTCGTGCGGGAGTTCCGCATGCCGTGGGGCCGCCGGTTCGATCACCGGGCGCGGCATCGATGCCTTCGGCGCACGGCAGAGTCAAGTTCCGCGTCACGCGGCTCACCGATCCGCGCGCGACGTGGCGAGCAAGCGCCGGGCACCGAGATCGAGGATGTATCCGATAACGCCGATGACGACGATCGCGGCAACGACCTGCCCGTAGGCGAGTTGGTCACGGGAATTGAGGATCTGGTAGCCCAGACCCGAACGCACACCGAGCATTTCGGCCGGCACCAAGACGACCCACGCGATACCCAGTGCGACGCGCAAGCCGGTTTGCAGGTGGCCTCGGATGGCGGGCAACACGACGACCGTCAGCAGCTCGGTCCGATTCGCACCGAATGACTTGGCCACCTGCAGGTAGCCGGGATCGACGGCGCGCACCCCGGCGGCGGTGTTGATCAGGATCGGCCACACCGCCGCCGCGGCGATCAGGAAAATGACCGGCTCGTTGCCGATTCCGAAGATCGCCACCGATATTGGCGCCCACGACAGCGGCGAGATCATGCGAAGAAATTGCACCACGGGTCGGGTGGCGCGATCGGCGGTGTCGTTCATTCCTATCAGCAGTCCGGCGGGAACGCCGATCACCGCCGCGACGAGCAAGCCGACGAGCAGCCGCCACAGGCTGACCTCGGTGTCTGCCAACAGCACACCGCGGTTGTAGAGGTCGGCAAGGGATTTGGCCACCCGGTCGGGCGTGGTCTGGCGCAGCAGGGACTGCGGGGAGGCGAGCACGGCCGTGGCCAGCCACCACAACCCCACCGCGGTCCCGACCGCGAGCGTGGGCGGCCACCAGCGCCGCAGAAACGGCCATTTGGGTGTGGACACCGTCGCCGTCGTGGCGGCCTCGCGCGGCGCCGAGGTGTCGACGGGGCTGATTCCCTTTGTGGTCATAACGGCTGCACCTGTTCGACTCGGGTCAGATCGGAAGGAAGCCCAAAGCTTTCGGGGCCGCCGTGGTCGGCCAGTGCGGTCCGCACGAAGCTGTCGTACACCAGCTGCGAGTGCACGGTCGCGGGGTCGAGTCGATCCAGGAACCGCCGGTCACCGTCGACGACGGTGGCGTGCATCGCCTCCACGAGCCGACGGGTGAAACTCGGGAAGGGGAATGGCTGGTAGCCCAACCGCTGTGGTTGCCAATCCGGGTGCGCGAAATGGTAGTTCTTTGGATTGTAGGTCAGCGCGGTCTTGATGGCGGGCAGCGGCTGGGGCAGGTAGCCGCCCGTCGACAACGTCGTCGCGGCCGCGGGCCGGTTACCGTTAATGCGTTGCTGCGCAAGCACAATCGAGTTCACGAGGGATGCCGCAGCCCGCGGCCGGTTCTCGATGAGGTCCTCATGCGCCAGGACCACACAGCAGGCGTGATCGCGCCACACGTCGCCGAGAAACGTTTGTATTCGGCCGATTTTGCGCACCTGAGCCATGGCGTTGAACGGATCTGCCACCACGTAGCCGCCGATCGATCGGTTGGCCAGCGCCGGCACCATGTCCGACGGGCTCATCACGATCAGTTCGACGGTCCGGGCCCTGCGGGAGGCGCTTCGGCGCACCACCGGCACCAGGTCATGGGCGCGCAGCAGCTCCTGCAGGATGATGTTGTGGATCGACCACCAAAATGGTATCGCCACTTGTGTTCCGGCCAGTTGCCCCAGATCGGTGATGTGCGGTGCGACGGTCAACGCCGAACCGTTGGTGTGGTTCCAGCCCAGCACCCGAACGGCGCTGCCCAAGAAGAAACGGAGCTGGATGGCCATCGGCATCAGCATGTGCACGGCGTCGACCTGACGGGTGACGAACGCCTCGGCCAGCGACGCCCAGCCGCGGAACAGTACCGGCTTGGCCGAACTCACCACGCCCGGTTGATAGAGTCCGGCCGCATGAGCGATCAGCAGCGGTGCCGCGTCGGTGATCGGCAGGTACCCGATGCGAAGCTGTCCGCTGGTGTTGGCCCGGTCGACGGTGGCGGCGTGGGCGAGGTCGGCCACCCCCGCCAGACCTCCCGCGGCGGCCAGCGCGACCGTACCGGCCAGCAGCGACCTACGCGAGAGCGGGCCGGTCATTGCTCGACCAGGCGGTAATGGTCCAAGATCTGCTGCCTGAGCTCATCCCCGCCGCTGCCCGTGTTTGCGGTGAGGGCCGGGTGCCACTCCCGGTTGATTCGCCCGTCGTGACCGAGCAGGACGATGCGGCTGGCCAGCAGCAACGCCTCGTCGACGTCGTGCGTGACCAGCACCACGGTAATCCCAAGCTCGGCGGCCAGATCGGCCAGCCAGCTCCGCAAATCGCCGCGGATCGCGGGGTCCAGCGCACTGAACGGCTCGTCCAACAGCAGCAGCCGGGGTTGGGTGGCTACCGCACGAATTATCGAGACGCGTTGAGCCTCGCCGCCGGACAACTGATCGGGGTATTGGCGTGCCACCCGCTGCAGGTCGAAATGGTGCAGCAGTTCCTGGGCATATTCGGGTTGGAACGACTTCCGGTTGGCGGCGAATCGTCCTGCGAAAAGGACGTTCTCGCCGGCGGTCAACCATGGCATGAGCAGGGGCTGCTGGAAGACGACACCGGTGTGGGGGCGTGCCACCTCGTTGCCGGTGGACCATTCGACGGTTCCCGATGTGAGATTCTCGAGCCCGGCGATCACCCGGAGCAGAGTGGACTTGCCGCTTCCGCTGCGTCCCAGGATCGCCAGGAAATCGCCCTCGTCGATGGTCAGGTCGACGCCGGCTAGCGCATAGCTGGCGGCGCCAAAGCTCTTGTAGCCGTCAACTATTCGTACCGTGCCAGTTGCCACCGTAGTCGTCCTTTCGCGGTGCCCCGCACATCGCCGGACAGGCACGCCCGTGACGCTGCCACAGACAGACCACTCTGTCTACGCGAGCGGCCTCCGTGCGACGACGACGCGTCAATCCCCGACGGCGCGCCCGCTACGGCTCACCTCATCGACATCGGCCGCCAAGCTAACCGGCCATCGCGACGAAACCGCTTGCGGCGCATAGGATTCAAGCAGGACTTTGGCGAACGGATTCCGCATGCCTTCCGTTAGACGAGAACAAGCGTGCGCGCCCTCTGGCGCGCAACGCGGCGCCGCCACACCGACGGCGGGAATCGGATCGCGCTGATCGGAACTGGCCGGCACCGGGGCGAGGCGCTAGCGACCGCAGGCGCGATCGATCACCTCGGCCGCTAGGCTCCGGCCGAGGTGGATCGGTTCGACGGATTGTTCGAGCTTGGAGCCCGCTAAGGCGCCGTCGTAGAGCAGTTGGATTTGCCGACCGGTCGAGTCCGGGCGCTCGGCGCCGGCGGACTTCATCAACTCGGCCAGGCACGACCGCACCCATTCGCGGTGCCCGTCGATGGGTTCGAATCGCACACCCGGAAACTCGTTGGCGACGTTGGCATACAGGCAACCGGGGAAGTTACATCGGAGCCCGTTGGCGATGGCCAGATCGAAGAAGGTCAAGGCTTTTTGGGCCGGGTTGGTGAGCGTCTCGACCGCGCGCTCCCACCGATCGCGGTCGGCGCGGTCCAACTGCGTCAGGTAGGCGGTGACCAACGCGGCTTTGGAGCCGTACAGGTCGTACAAGCTTGCCTTCGCGCAACCGGATTCCCGCAGAATCCGCTCGATTCCCACCGCTCGGATCCCATGTGCCGCAAACAGTTTCGTCGCTGCCGCGAGCAGCCGATCGGCCGGGGACGCCGACCGTAGCGTATCGGCGGTCGGCGGGGTGGCCTCCCGGTCGAGGATCTCCATGTCGCCGACGCTAGCAGAGCTCAGACCCCCAGACAGAGCTGTCTGTCTGTTCCGGGGCCCGACGCGCCCCGTGCCGGGTGTCGCCGCGGGTCAGCGATCCCTGATCCTGCGGATCACCACGACCACAACGATCGAGGAGATCCCCACCAGCGAGGCGATCACCACGGGCTTTTTCACAAGTTCGACTGCCCGGGCCTTGAGGTCGTCGGCGAGGCGGCGAGGGTTGGCGCGTTCGGCAAGCGAGTCGACGGTTGCCGCCAGCTGGTCGCGGGCGAGGTCGATGTCCTGCTTGATGGTGTCAGGGTCCCGGTCCGCCACGTGTCTGTCCTCCAAGTCCGCCTGGTGCGCCTGACGAACTACCCTAGATCAGCTGGCGCCGACCCTGACGCTCCGGTGAATAGAAAGGGATCGAGTTGACTGAAACCACGCGATTGGCACCCGGCGACAAAGCGCCCGCCTTCAGCCTGCCCGACGCCGACGGCAAGAAGGTATCGCTGGCCGATTATCGAGGGCGCCGAGTCGTCGTCTACTTCTACCCGGCCGCCTCGACCCCGGGATGCACCAAGGAGGCGTGCGACTTTCGCGACAATCTGCACGACCTCAACGATGCCGGCCTTGACGTCATCGGCATCTCCCCCGACCCGCCGGCGAAGCTCGCCAAGTTCCGGGACGCCGAGAAGCTGACGTTCCCGCTGCTGTCGGATCCCGACCGCGAGGTGCTGACGGCCTGGGGCGCCTACGGCGAGAAGCAGCTGTACGGCAAGACCGTCACGGGCGTGATTCGCTCCACCTTCGTGGTCGACGAAAAAGGCAAGATCGCCGTCGCGCAGTACAACGTCAAGGCCACCGGCCACGTCGCCAAACTTCGGCGCGACCTGTCCGTCTAGGCGCCGTTGGCCAGGGTGGCCAGCAGCAGCGCTTCGGCCACCGCCGCGCGTTCCAGCACACCCAGGTGCAGGCTCTCGTTGACGCTGTGCGCCTGCGTTGCGGGGTCTTCGACGCCGGTGACGAGGATCTTGGCCTGGGGAAATGCTTGGGCGAATTCGGCAATGAACGGTATGGAGCCGCCCATCCCCATGTCGATCGGCTCGACGCCCCACGCCTGTCGGAACGCCGTCCGCGCGGCGTCATATACCGCGCCGCTGGCCTCGATGGCGTAGGGTTCACCGATTTCGCCGCGCGTGACGGTCACTTGCGCGCCCCACGGGGCGTGCCGCCGCAGGTGGGCGGTCAACGCGTCGAGGTGGGCCGCGGCATCACCGCCGGGTGCCACCCGCATGCTGATCTTGGCCCGGGCCCGCGGGATCAGCGTGTTGGATGCGGCCGCGATCGACGTGGTGTCGATGCCGATCACGGTGATCGCCGGTTTGGCCCACAGCCGTTGCGGCACCGAGCCCGAGCCGATCTCGGACACCCCGTCCAGCAGACCGGAGTCGGCGCGGACCCGCTCGGCGGGATAATC
The nucleotide sequence above comes from Mycobacterium malmoense. Encoded proteins:
- a CDS encoding DUF3618 domain-containing protein, translating into MADRDPDTIKQDIDLARDQLAATVDSLAERANPRRLADDLKARAVELVKKPVVIASLVGISSIVVVVVIRRIRDR
- the bcp gene encoding thioredoxin-dependent thiol peroxidase, producing MTETTRLAPGDKAPAFSLPDADGKKVSLADYRGRRVVVYFYPAASTPGCTKEACDFRDNLHDLNDAGLDVIGISPDPPAKLAKFRDAEKLTFPLLSDPDREVLTAWGAYGEKQLYGKTVTGVIRSTFVVDEKGKIAVAQYNVKATGHVAKLRRDLSV
- a CDS encoding TetR/AcrR family transcriptional regulator; its protein translation is MEILDREATPPTADTLRSASPADRLLAAATKLFAAHGIRAVGIERILRESGCAKASLYDLYGSKAALVTAYLTQLDRADRDRWERAVETLTNPAQKALTFFDLAIANGLRCNFPGCLYANVANEFPGVRFEPIDGHREWVRSCLAELMKSAGAERPDSTGRQIQLLYDGALAGSKLEQSVEPIHLGRSLAAEVIDRACGR
- a CDS encoding ABC transporter ATP-binding protein; this translates as MATGTVRIVDGYKSFGAASYALAGVDLTIDEGDFLAILGRSGSGKSTLLRVIAGLENLTSGTVEWSTGNEVARPHTGVVFQQPLLMPWLTAGENVLFAGRFAANRKSFQPEYAQELLHHFDLQRVARQYPDQLSGGEAQRVSIIRAVATQPRLLLLDEPFSALDPAIRGDLRSWLADLAAELGITVVLVTHDVDEALLLASRIVLLGHDGRINREWHPALTANTGSGGDELRQQILDHYRLVEQ
- a CDS encoding ABC transporter substrate-binding protein, with protein sequence MTGPLSRRSLLAGTVALAAAGGLAGVADLAHAATVDRANTSGQLRIGYLPITDAAPLLIAHAAGLYQPGVVSSAKPVLFRGWASLAEAFVTRQVDAVHMLMPMAIQLRFFLGSAVRVLGWNHTNGSALTVAPHITDLGQLAGTQVAIPFWWSIHNIILQELLRAHDLVPVVRRSASRRARTVELIVMSPSDMVPALANRSIGGYVVADPFNAMAQVRKIGRIQTFLGDVWRDHACCVVLAHEDLIENRPRAAASLVNSIVLAQQRINGNRPAAATTLSTGGYLPQPLPAIKTALTYNPKNYHFAHPDWQPQRLGYQPFPFPSFTRRLVEAMHATVVDGDRRFLDRLDPATVHSQLVYDSFVRTALADHGGPESFGLPSDLTRVEQVQPL
- a CDS encoding ABC transporter permease, whose amino-acid sequence is MTTKGISPVDTSAPREAATTATVSTPKWPFLRRWWPPTLAVGTAVGLWWLATAVLASPQSLLRQTTPDRVAKSLADLYNRGVLLADTEVSLWRLLVGLLVAAVIGVPAGLLIGMNDTADRATRPVVQFLRMISPLSWAPISVAIFGIGNEPVIFLIAAAAVWPILINTAAGVRAVDPGYLQVAKSFGANRTELLTVVVLPAIRGHLQTGLRVALGIAWVVLVPAEMLGVRSGLGYQILNSRDQLAYGQVVAAIVVIGVIGYILDLGARRLLATSRADR